Proteins from a single region of Xyrauchen texanus isolate HMW12.3.18 chromosome 7, RBS_HiC_50CHRs, whole genome shotgun sequence:
- the LOC127646417 gene encoding protein Shroom2-like isoform X2, with amino-acid sequence MVEEGSKAADVRLLAGDELININNIYLTGYRQEAICLVKGSHKTLSLVVKRRNEPMSRPHSWHATKFNESHSEAKTQSTPSPVWQTSYDASLYSSDLSTGWEQTNLQRVSDQFSSLGSMDSLEHSSHLYQPGRLSPSKFNNNSIEHLSGGKRDSAYSSFSTSSGTPDYTLSKNNTASTENMLYKMNHWDSSVRHSNGRHSRSLSEGVRNDERPGYVHHSSSPSSHENPRTDNQPGTLHPSSGRTSIGPVWHVPDMRKNMASPTPPPTPPTRSDSSAATQVHEKGLITATSEGLGVHTQVKPQVKGLHKIVETHDRTLNLPPKSVSLASYISGDAHHQNPHHMSSDNTYSLSTTDVRDRLPSYTHVPYHPRQYSDEGTFHAQTRTVPAMKPSFTGYSSNKQELPTNNQTLLNSQNHGRRPAASLSSLATDPERSIQSHCYEGTSHQTTHGIPQGSLVRVDDTKASSMSDISHGGRDRMSIGSQGGTKDRYFPPQSHHNDPDHKNNNACSKPIDDHHRICSNPLNMSDSTAAKPSELRGSQKQHHVSSSEMQSGSYIPSNQTEHMRSAGHLHSKEYSQQPISTKSESKICPQKTPMLYSLAQTNNIMDNYQDEMNSGSRLQEVLDSQSAKQARQSDRFATTLRSEIQMRRAQLQKSRSAAALGRPVEAVEEATICKSTVNSSPSSDGSFSNSYKDHLKEAQARVLQATSFRRKDLEPVLFEHPDAEASIWRDTPHCPIVSEILPSKPLSGSNQVLRIGCRKRFSAEKKFRSFSEPNKIHEVGADEHFPVSDNAAPLENCRKLFEATGKPTFPKPIPKQNLEISEDSRLSRSGGIHHHEKSNTAEQSNNGSTASREPHFNEGQDGPHPVNQKAMLEQQRLGTFAEYQAKWSTPRKTAEPRVSGRYHSADNILDTGIEERNKPTCVHERSRSSPSADFYGQKIPVQEKQSADNSKPERNLFEQENNKTRLNEKGYRELICKGKPEAPPSALTEDLEKKPSDPPPCQHKPELHFSDNSTHSELPALSKNKSAVLQSPLLPHLEKYKCPEGTPLLLGKFQEVQVGSQGGVLASFSPVNNQSSALEHSKGPIGEEELQQELIPPPFPPPPPPVALPTQQTTGPTQPTMEGQRSPSPQFAPQRLTDKPPVSVSIQDEAPGRMDRVKNENTSVKKVPIKIVHSESDTEKESRQYLDLPNETPLSSKGSGVTHLQSLGNPDQSYSLFCAYTRQKDQVPEPKDTIMGLLKDQGPQTNVSPVAHVVHGLQTGPSSDQCSNGVSLHSSREEDDEKRQDLAKDIMDKDKTLVDILDQSKRKTTMDLMEGIFPQEEHLLEEAQQRRKTAPKQLSPRNSVEKKEEDSLVAATALMTNTTYYSTSAPKAELLIKMKDMQDQSVEHISEEELEEDNETYLASKKHELIDSLSKKLQVLREAQESLQEDVQDNNALGEDVEVIVQRVCKPNELDKFRMFVGDLDKVVNLLLSLSGRLARVENALNSLEEDTSVEERRTLTEKRKLLICQHEDAKELKENLDRRERVVYEILASYLPEESMADYEHFVKMKSALIIEQRKLEDKIKLGEEQLNCLMDSLPMDQRTTN; translated from the exons GAGAAATGAACCCATGAGCAGACCTCACTCCTGGCATGCCACCAAGTTCAACGAGAGCCACTCTGAAGCCAAAACACAGTCCACACCCTCACCAGTCTGGCAAACAAGCTATGATGCAAG TTTATATTCCTCTGACCTCTCTACTGGCTGGGAGCAAACAAATCTACAGAGAGTATCTGATCAGTTCAGTTCCTTGGGCAGTATGGACAGCCTAGAGCATAGCTCTCATCTCTACCAACCTGGCCGCCTTTCCCCAAGCAAGTTCAACAATAATAGCATTGAACATTTGAGTGGTGGTAAACGAGACTCAGCATATAGCTCCTTTTCTACAAGCTCGGGAACGCCAGATTACACACTGTCCAAAAATAACACTGCATCCACTGAGAACATGTTGTACAAAATGAATCACTGGGACTCAAGTGTTAGGCATAGCAATGGCAGGCACAGCCGAAGCTTAAGTGAAGGGGTTCGTAATGATGAGAGGCCTGGATATGTGCATCATTCCTCAAGTCCAAGTAGCCATGAGAATCCAAGAACCGATAATCAGCCAGGGACTCTGCATCCAAGCTCTGGAAGAACTAGTATTGGACCTGTCTGGCATGTCCCAGATATGAGGAAAAACATGGCATCCCCTACCCCACCTCCCACTCCACCTACACGTAGTGATAGTTCTGCAGCTACCCAAGTTCATGAAAAGGGTTTGATCACAGCCACCTCTGAAGGCCTTGGAGTTCATACTCAGGTGAAGCCTCAGGTGAAAGGACTACACAAAATAGTAGAAACCCATGACAGAACTCTTAATCTGCCACCCAAAAGCGTTTCCTTGGCTTCCTATATTTCAGGCGATGCCCATCATCAGAATCCCCATCATATGTCCTCAGACAATACATACTCCCTAtcgaccacagacgtcagagatAGACTTCCATCCTACACACATGTTCCATATCATCCAAGGCAATACAGCGACGAGGGCACTTTCCATGCTCAAACTAGGACTGTGCCAGCAATGAAGCCTTCGTTTACTGGCTACAGTAGCAATAAGCAAGAGCTTCCGACAAATAACCAAACACTGCTCAACAGCCAGAATCACGGTAGAAGACCTGCTGCATCACTGTCCAGTCTTGCCACTGATCCTGAAAGAAGCATTCAAAGCCATTGTTATGAAGGCACCTCCCACCAGACCACTCATGGAATTCCTCAGGGTTCTTTAGTGAGAGTCGATGACACTAAAGCTTCTTCCATGTCAGACATTTCACACGGTGGAAGAGACAGGATGTCTATAGGTTCTCAAGGAGGAACTAAAGATAGATATTTTCCACCTCAGTCACATCACAATGACCCAGATCATAAGAACAATAATGCCTGCTCCAAACCAATTGATGACCACCATCGCATTTGCTCCAATCCCTTGAATATGTCAGATTCAACAGCTGCAAAACCTTCTGAGCTGAGGGGAAGCCAGAAGCAACACCATGTGTCCAGTTCAGAGATGCAGTCTGGTAGTTATATCCCCAGTAATCAAACTGAGCATATGAGAAGTGCAGGCCATCTCCATTCTAAAGAGTACTCCCAACAACCCATATCAACTAAAAGTGAGTCGAAGATATGTCCCCAGAAAACACCTATGCTGTATTCTCTTGCCCAAACAAACAATATAATGGATAACTATCAAGATGAGATGAACAGTGGAAGTCGATTACAGGAAGTCCTTGACAGTCAAAGTGCCAAACAGGCAAGGCAGAGTGACCGCTTTGCCACCACTTTGCGCAGTGAGATCCAGATGAGGAGGGCCCAGCTCCAGAAGAGTCGAAGTGCAGCCGCTTTAGGTAGACCAGTAGAAGCTGTAGAAGAGGCTACTATCTGTAAGTCCACTGTGAATTCTTCTCCATCCTCAGATGGCTCTTTTTCAAACTCTTATAAAGATCATCTTAAAGAAGCCCAGGCAAGAGTTCTCCAGGCTACGTCTTTTAGGAGGAAAGACCTTGAGCCAGTGCTGTTTGAGCATCCAGATGCTGAGGCCTCTATTTGGAGAGACACCCCTCATTGTCCAATTGTCTCAGAGATCCTGCCTAGTAAACCCCTCTCAGGTAGTAATCAGGTGCTTCGCATTGGTTGCCGAAAGAGGTTTTCTGCGGAAAAGAAATTTCGGTCTTTTTCTGAGCCGAATAAAATTCATGAAGTTGGAGCTGATGAACACTTCCCTGTGTCTGACAATGCTGCACCATTAGAAAATTGTCGTAAATTATTTGAGGCAACAGGAAAACCAACCTTCCCTAaacccataccaaaacaaaaccTGGAGATATCTGAAGACTCCAGACTGTCTAGGTCTGGTGGCATTCACCACCATGAAAAGAGCAACACAGCTGAACAGAGTAACAATGGAAGCACAGCCTCCAGAGAACCACACTTTAATGAAGGTCAGGATGGTCCTCACCCAGTTAACCAAAAAGCCATGCTAGAACAACAGAGACTTGGCACCTTTGCAGAGTATCAAGCCAAATGGAGCACTCCGAGGAAGACAGCTGAACCAAGAGTATCTGGAAGATACCATTCTGCGGATAACATCCTTGATACAGGAATTGAGGAACGGAATAAGCCCACCTGTGTGCATGAAAGATCTAGGTCCTCCCCTTCTGCTGACTTCTATGGTCAG AAAATTCCAGTTCAAGAAAAGCAGTCAGCTGACAACTCAAAGCCCGAGAGAAATCTCTTTGAACAGGAAAATAATAAAACGAG GTTAAATGAAAAAGGATACAGAGAACTAATTTGCAAGGGTAAACCAGAAGCACCTCCTTCAGCTTTGACTGAAGACCTGGAGAAAAAGCCATCAGATCCTCCACCCTGTCAACATAAACCTGAACTACATTTTTCAGACAATAGCACTCACAGTGAACTGCCAGCTCTCTCCAAAAACAAGAGCGCTGTTCTCCAATCTCCTCTCTTGCCCCATCTGGAGAAGTACAAATGTCCTGAGGGCACACCTCTTCTTCTTGGCAAATTTCAGGAGGTCCAGGTTGGATCACAAGGAGGAGTTTTGGCCTCATTCTCTCCTGTCAACAATCAAAGCTCTGCCTTGGAGCATAGCAAAGGGCCAATTGGGGAGGAGGAGCTACAACAAGAGCTGATTCCTCCTCCCTTTCCACCTCCTCCCCCTCCGGTTGCCCTGCCCACCCAACAAACCACTGGCCCTACCCAGCCCACCATGGAGGGGCAGCGTTCACCCTCGCCCCAGTTTGCTCCCCAGAGGCTAACTGACAAGCCCCCTGTCTCTGTCTCCATACAGGATGAAGCTCCTGGAAG AATGGATAGGGTAAAAAATGAGAACACATCAGTGAAAAAAGTACCCATTAAGATTGTCCACTCCGAGAGTgacacagaaaaagaaagtcgACAATACCTTGACCTGCCCAACGAGACTCCTCTCAGCTCTAAAGGATCTGGAGTAACTCATCTTCAGAGCTTGGGGAACCCTGATCAGTCATACTCCCTGTTCTGTGCTTACACAAGGCAAAAGGACCAGGTgcctgaaccaaaagacacaatcATGGGACTTCTGAAAGACCAGGGCCCACAAACCAATGTGAGCCCAGTAGCTCATGTGGTACATGGCCTGCAGACAGGCCCTTCATCGGATCAGTGCAGCAATGGAGTGTCTTTGCATTCTTCCCGGGAAGAGGATGATGAAAAGAGACAGGATCTGGCTAAAGACATAATGGACAAAGACAAAACCCTGGTGGACATTTTAGACCAGAGCAAGAGGAAGACCACCATGGATCTGATGGAGGGGATTTTCCCTCAGGAAGAGCATCTACTGGAAGAGGCTCAGCAACGCAGGAAAACTGCACCTAAACAACTCTCCCCTCGCAATTCTGTCGAAAA AAAAGAGGAAGACAGCCTGGTGGCGGCCACTGCATTAATGACCAATACTACTTACTACAGTACATCTGCACCTAAAGCAGAGCTGTTGATCAAGATGAAGGACATGCAGGATCAGAGTGTGGAGCACATCTCGGAAGAGGAGCTGGAAGAGGACAATGAAACTTACCTCGCCAGCAAGAAG CATGAGTTGATTGACAGCCTCAGCAAGAAGTTGCAGGTGTTACGGGAGGCACAAGAGAGTCTACAGGAGGACGTGCAGGATAACAACGCTCTTGGGGAGGACGTGGAGGTCATCGTACAGCGTGTCTGCAAGCCCAATGAATTAGACAAGTTCCGTATGTTTGTGGGAGACCTTGATAAAGTGGTCAACCTTCTGCTGTCTCTGTCTGGACGCCTGGCCAGAGTAGAGAATGCCCTCAACAGCCTGGAGGAAGATACTTCAGTGGAGGAAAGG
- the LOC127646417 gene encoding protein Shroom2-like isoform X3, producing the protein MSRPHSWHATKFNESHSEAKTQSTPSPVWQTSYDASLYSSDLSTGWEQTNLQRVSDQFSSLGSMDSLEHSSHLYQPGRLSPSKFNNNSIEHLSGGKRDSAYSSFSTSSGTPDYTLSKNNTASTENMLYKMNHWDSSVRHSNGRHSRSLSEGVRNDERPGYVHHSSSPSSHENPRTDNQPGTLHPSSGRTSIGPVWHVPDMRKNMASPTPPPTPPTRSDSSAATQVHEKGLITATSEGLGVHTQVKPQVKGLHKIVETHDRTLNLPPKSVSLASYISGDAHHQNPHHMSSDNTYSLSTTDVRDRLPSYTHVPYHPRQYSDEGTFHAQTRTVPAMKPSFTGYSSNKQELPTNNQTLLNSQNHGRRPAASLSSLATDPERSIQSHCYEGTSHQTTHGIPQGSLVRVDDTKASSMSDISHGGRDRMSIGSQGGTKDRYFPPQSHHNDPDHKNNNACSKPIDDHHRICSNPLNMSDSTAAKPSELRGSQKQHHVSSSEMQSGSYIPSNQTEHMRSAGHLHSKEYSQQPISTKSESKICPQKTPMLYSLAQTNNIMDNYQDEMNSGSRLQEVLDSQSAKQARQSDRFATTLRSEIQMRRAQLQKSRSAAALGRPVEAVEEATICKSTVNSSPSSDGSFSNSYKDHLKEAQARVLQATSFRRKDLEPVLFEHPDAEASIWRDTPHCPIVSEILPSKPLSGSNQVLRIGCRKRFSAEKKFRSFSEPNKIHEVGADEHFPVSDNAAPLENCRKLFEATGKPTFPKPIPKQNLEISEDSRLSRSGGIHHHEKSNTAEQSNNGSTASREPHFNEGQDGPHPVNQKAMLEQQRLGTFAEYQAKWSTPRKTAEPRVSGRYHSADNILDTGIEERNKPTCVHERSRSSPSADFYGQKIPVQEKQSADNSKPERNLFEQENNKTRLNEKGYRELICKGKPEAPPSALTEDLEKKPSDPPPCQHKPELHFSDNSTHSELPALSKNKSAVLQSPLLPHLEKYKCPEGTPLLLGKFQEVQVGSQGGVLASFSPVNNQSSALEHSKGPIGEEELQQELIPPPFPPPPPPVALPTQQTTGPTQPTMEGQRSPSPQFAPQRLTDKPPVSVSIQDEAPGRMDRVKNENTSVKKVPIKIVHSESDTEKESRQYLDLPNETPLSSKGSGVTHLQSLGNPDQSYSLFCAYTRQKDQVPEPKDTIMGLLKDQGPQTNVSPVAHVVHGLQTGPSSDQCSNGVSLHSSREEDDEKRQDLAKDIMDKDKTLVDILDQSKRKTTMDLMEGIFPQEEHLLEEAQQRRKTAPKQLSPRNSVEKKEEDSLVAATALMTNTTYYSTSAPKAELLIKMKDMQDQSVEHISEEELEEDNETYLASKKHELIDSLSKKLQVLREAQESLQEDVQDNNALGEDVEVIVQRVCKPNELDKFRMFVGDLDKVVNLLLSLSGRLARVENALNSLEEDTSVEERRTLTEKRKLLICQHEDAKELKENLDRRERVVYEILASYLPEESMADYEHFVKMKSALIIEQRKLEDKIKLGEEQLNCLMDSLPMDQRTTN; encoded by the exons ATGAGCAGACCTCACTCCTGGCATGCCACCAAGTTCAACGAGAGCCACTCTGAAGCCAAAACACAGTCCACACCCTCACCAGTCTGGCAAACAAGCTATGATGCAAG TTTATATTCCTCTGACCTCTCTACTGGCTGGGAGCAAACAAATCTACAGAGAGTATCTGATCAGTTCAGTTCCTTGGGCAGTATGGACAGCCTAGAGCATAGCTCTCATCTCTACCAACCTGGCCGCCTTTCCCCAAGCAAGTTCAACAATAATAGCATTGAACATTTGAGTGGTGGTAAACGAGACTCAGCATATAGCTCCTTTTCTACAAGCTCGGGAACGCCAGATTACACACTGTCCAAAAATAACACTGCATCCACTGAGAACATGTTGTACAAAATGAATCACTGGGACTCAAGTGTTAGGCATAGCAATGGCAGGCACAGCCGAAGCTTAAGTGAAGGGGTTCGTAATGATGAGAGGCCTGGATATGTGCATCATTCCTCAAGTCCAAGTAGCCATGAGAATCCAAGAACCGATAATCAGCCAGGGACTCTGCATCCAAGCTCTGGAAGAACTAGTATTGGACCTGTCTGGCATGTCCCAGATATGAGGAAAAACATGGCATCCCCTACCCCACCTCCCACTCCACCTACACGTAGTGATAGTTCTGCAGCTACCCAAGTTCATGAAAAGGGTTTGATCACAGCCACCTCTGAAGGCCTTGGAGTTCATACTCAGGTGAAGCCTCAGGTGAAAGGACTACACAAAATAGTAGAAACCCATGACAGAACTCTTAATCTGCCACCCAAAAGCGTTTCCTTGGCTTCCTATATTTCAGGCGATGCCCATCATCAGAATCCCCATCATATGTCCTCAGACAATACATACTCCCTAtcgaccacagacgtcagagatAGACTTCCATCCTACACACATGTTCCATATCATCCAAGGCAATACAGCGACGAGGGCACTTTCCATGCTCAAACTAGGACTGTGCCAGCAATGAAGCCTTCGTTTACTGGCTACAGTAGCAATAAGCAAGAGCTTCCGACAAATAACCAAACACTGCTCAACAGCCAGAATCACGGTAGAAGACCTGCTGCATCACTGTCCAGTCTTGCCACTGATCCTGAAAGAAGCATTCAAAGCCATTGTTATGAAGGCACCTCCCACCAGACCACTCATGGAATTCCTCAGGGTTCTTTAGTGAGAGTCGATGACACTAAAGCTTCTTCCATGTCAGACATTTCACACGGTGGAAGAGACAGGATGTCTATAGGTTCTCAAGGAGGAACTAAAGATAGATATTTTCCACCTCAGTCACATCACAATGACCCAGATCATAAGAACAATAATGCCTGCTCCAAACCAATTGATGACCACCATCGCATTTGCTCCAATCCCTTGAATATGTCAGATTCAACAGCTGCAAAACCTTCTGAGCTGAGGGGAAGCCAGAAGCAACACCATGTGTCCAGTTCAGAGATGCAGTCTGGTAGTTATATCCCCAGTAATCAAACTGAGCATATGAGAAGTGCAGGCCATCTCCATTCTAAAGAGTACTCCCAACAACCCATATCAACTAAAAGTGAGTCGAAGATATGTCCCCAGAAAACACCTATGCTGTATTCTCTTGCCCAAACAAACAATATAATGGATAACTATCAAGATGAGATGAACAGTGGAAGTCGATTACAGGAAGTCCTTGACAGTCAAAGTGCCAAACAGGCAAGGCAGAGTGACCGCTTTGCCACCACTTTGCGCAGTGAGATCCAGATGAGGAGGGCCCAGCTCCAGAAGAGTCGAAGTGCAGCCGCTTTAGGTAGACCAGTAGAAGCTGTAGAAGAGGCTACTATCTGTAAGTCCACTGTGAATTCTTCTCCATCCTCAGATGGCTCTTTTTCAAACTCTTATAAAGATCATCTTAAAGAAGCCCAGGCAAGAGTTCTCCAGGCTACGTCTTTTAGGAGGAAAGACCTTGAGCCAGTGCTGTTTGAGCATCCAGATGCTGAGGCCTCTATTTGGAGAGACACCCCTCATTGTCCAATTGTCTCAGAGATCCTGCCTAGTAAACCCCTCTCAGGTAGTAATCAGGTGCTTCGCATTGGTTGCCGAAAGAGGTTTTCTGCGGAAAAGAAATTTCGGTCTTTTTCTGAGCCGAATAAAATTCATGAAGTTGGAGCTGATGAACACTTCCCTGTGTCTGACAATGCTGCACCATTAGAAAATTGTCGTAAATTATTTGAGGCAACAGGAAAACCAACCTTCCCTAaacccataccaaaacaaaaccTGGAGATATCTGAAGACTCCAGACTGTCTAGGTCTGGTGGCATTCACCACCATGAAAAGAGCAACACAGCTGAACAGAGTAACAATGGAAGCACAGCCTCCAGAGAACCACACTTTAATGAAGGTCAGGATGGTCCTCACCCAGTTAACCAAAAAGCCATGCTAGAACAACAGAGACTTGGCACCTTTGCAGAGTATCAAGCCAAATGGAGCACTCCGAGGAAGACAGCTGAACCAAGAGTATCTGGAAGATACCATTCTGCGGATAACATCCTTGATACAGGAATTGAGGAACGGAATAAGCCCACCTGTGTGCATGAAAGATCTAGGTCCTCCCCTTCTGCTGACTTCTATGGTCAG AAAATTCCAGTTCAAGAAAAGCAGTCAGCTGACAACTCAAAGCCCGAGAGAAATCTCTTTGAACAGGAAAATAATAAAACGAG GTTAAATGAAAAAGGATACAGAGAACTAATTTGCAAGGGTAAACCAGAAGCACCTCCTTCAGCTTTGACTGAAGACCTGGAGAAAAAGCCATCAGATCCTCCACCCTGTCAACATAAACCTGAACTACATTTTTCAGACAATAGCACTCACAGTGAACTGCCAGCTCTCTCCAAAAACAAGAGCGCTGTTCTCCAATCTCCTCTCTTGCCCCATCTGGAGAAGTACAAATGTCCTGAGGGCACACCTCTTCTTCTTGGCAAATTTCAGGAGGTCCAGGTTGGATCACAAGGAGGAGTTTTGGCCTCATTCTCTCCTGTCAACAATCAAAGCTCTGCCTTGGAGCATAGCAAAGGGCCAATTGGGGAGGAGGAGCTACAACAAGAGCTGATTCCTCCTCCCTTTCCACCTCCTCCCCCTCCGGTTGCCCTGCCCACCCAACAAACCACTGGCCCTACCCAGCCCACCATGGAGGGGCAGCGTTCACCCTCGCCCCAGTTTGCTCCCCAGAGGCTAACTGACAAGCCCCCTGTCTCTGTCTCCATACAGGATGAAGCTCCTGGAAG AATGGATAGGGTAAAAAATGAGAACACATCAGTGAAAAAAGTACCCATTAAGATTGTCCACTCCGAGAGTgacacagaaaaagaaagtcgACAATACCTTGACCTGCCCAACGAGACTCCTCTCAGCTCTAAAGGATCTGGAGTAACTCATCTTCAGAGCTTGGGGAACCCTGATCAGTCATACTCCCTGTTCTGTGCTTACACAAGGCAAAAGGACCAGGTgcctgaaccaaaagacacaatcATGGGACTTCTGAAAGACCAGGGCCCACAAACCAATGTGAGCCCAGTAGCTCATGTGGTACATGGCCTGCAGACAGGCCCTTCATCGGATCAGTGCAGCAATGGAGTGTCTTTGCATTCTTCCCGGGAAGAGGATGATGAAAAGAGACAGGATCTGGCTAAAGACATAATGGACAAAGACAAAACCCTGGTGGACATTTTAGACCAGAGCAAGAGGAAGACCACCATGGATCTGATGGAGGGGATTTTCCCTCAGGAAGAGCATCTACTGGAAGAGGCTCAGCAACGCAGGAAAACTGCACCTAAACAACTCTCCCCTCGCAATTCTGTCGAAAA AAAAGAGGAAGACAGCCTGGTGGCGGCCACTGCATTAATGACCAATACTACTTACTACAGTACATCTGCACCTAAAGCAGAGCTGTTGATCAAGATGAAGGACATGCAGGATCAGAGTGTGGAGCACATCTCGGAAGAGGAGCTGGAAGAGGACAATGAAACTTACCTCGCCAGCAAGAAG CATGAGTTGATTGACAGCCTCAGCAAGAAGTTGCAGGTGTTACGGGAGGCACAAGAGAGTCTACAGGAGGACGTGCAGGATAACAACGCTCTTGGGGAGGACGTGGAGGTCATCGTACAGCGTGTCTGCAAGCCCAATGAATTAGACAAGTTCCGTATGTTTGTGGGAGACCTTGATAAAGTGGTCAACCTTCTGCTGTCTCTGTCTGGACGCCTGGCCAGAGTAGAGAATGCCCTCAACAGCCTGGAGGAAGATACTTCAGTGGAGGAAAGG